A genomic region of uncultured Paludibaculum sp. contains the following coding sequences:
- a CDS encoding two-component regulator propeller domain-containing protein: MAREPRLRTSILIAALLAPSVLAQRYTFKTYGQEQGLTNLATECLFQDQAGYLWVGTQNGLFRYDGAVFTRFGEADGLPSSTVDSIVQSPDGVLWVATSGGLARRRGSRFEAFHFDRAVESSGRFGLASGAAGDLYLTTNTGLLRSAPPAGGMERRFERVAGQPEGRTYGVHAEQDGTVWYGCGLGVCRLENGKTGEFGQGKGVPADRWDAVLTDRDGTVWIRSSKRLLRKSKTAERFEPLAQPIPSNGDFATLASGRDGELFVPTDEGVWELANGRWHATGQDQGLIASATSAVLQDREGSLWIGLWGTGLARWVGRNEWEGWTRSDGLSGEHVWKMARDSRGLLWVATDNGLNQMRVDARTGQQSWRFWAEKDGLAGNKTRALALAPDGSVWTGSSPGGISRLDPKSGRISTYSLPHTPGSDRIWSLVFDRAGKLWVATRAGLFSASPRNGQAVFEKQDLPEGDAGETVSAVLEDRQGRFWAAGTRGLARRENGVWKRFTAKDGLPSSATGFLAEDPDGSLWLGYRDRNGVSKVGVRGDSLSVQTFTRASGLHSEQAIFVRVDRRGRVWFGTDQGVDVRLGQQWHHFGRQDGLIWDDCNTDAFFEDPDGSVWIGTSRGLAHFRVPAAHTELAGPRVEVTHFQLGDRTADPGGWIEEPYQNHTLSARLSVLTFLAEADVLCRYRLLGLDDAWTETKLREVRFPNLPPGSYILEAKARNAAGVWSEKPARVQFTILPPWWGTWWFRTIAALGALMGLWRVIRWRTRRLVTESARLEVAVKERTRQLRIEQERIEGQNAEIERLLEEARQASLLKDEFLANMSHEIRTPMNGIIGMINVTLGQSVTPAQKESLDTVKSCAQSLLHILNDILDFSKIEAGKLEIAPAPFRLADLIDGACSTFLAASVEKGVLLTSEIADGTPEWLEGDAGRIRQVLLNLVGNALKFTLEGEIRVSAEVRRKDGIEMDLHFSVSDTGIGIPEEARALIFEAFRQADGTTSRNYGGTGLGLTISSRLAHLMGGSISVESEPGKGSIFRFWINARQAAAPPLSTRGQGVGSSEGEASRPLHILLAEDNAVNQRVAIALLRKRGHSVEAVSNGRQAVERAQAEAFDRILMDLQMPEMDGWNATQLIRERERSTGGHVPIIALTAHAMSHVQKRCLEMGMDSVIVKPFDPVQFWEALEQDLPRPVENDAPHCVQAS; this comes from the coding sequence TTGGCAAGAGAGCCCCGACTCAGGACTTCCATCCTCATCGCGGCATTACTGGCTCCCTCGGTCCTGGCCCAGAGGTACACCTTCAAGACGTACGGCCAAGAGCAGGGGCTGACGAATCTCGCGACCGAGTGTCTTTTCCAGGATCAGGCCGGCTACCTGTGGGTGGGCACCCAGAACGGTCTGTTTCGCTATGACGGCGCGGTATTTACCCGTTTTGGCGAGGCCGATGGACTGCCTAGTTCCACGGTGGATAGCATCGTGCAGTCACCCGACGGGGTGCTTTGGGTGGCCACGTCCGGGGGGCTCGCGCGGCGCCGCGGATCGCGATTCGAGGCGTTCCATTTCGATAGGGCCGTGGAGAGTTCGGGCCGTTTCGGACTGGCGTCGGGCGCGGCCGGCGACCTCTATCTCACCACAAATACGGGGCTTCTACGGTCCGCCCCGCCTGCTGGAGGGATGGAACGGCGGTTCGAGCGGGTGGCTGGCCAGCCGGAGGGACGGACCTATGGGGTGCATGCAGAACAGGACGGAACGGTCTGGTATGGCTGCGGTTTGGGCGTCTGCCGCCTGGAGAATGGCAAGACCGGAGAGTTTGGCCAGGGAAAGGGAGTCCCGGCGGACCGCTGGGATGCAGTGCTCACCGATCGTGACGGCACCGTCTGGATAAGAAGTTCGAAACGTCTGTTGCGCAAGTCAAAAACCGCGGAGCGCTTCGAGCCGTTGGCCCAGCCGATTCCGTCGAATGGCGACTTCGCCACACTGGCGTCCGGCCGGGACGGAGAGCTCTTCGTGCCGACGGATGAGGGAGTGTGGGAGCTGGCCAACGGGCGGTGGCATGCCACGGGCCAGGATCAGGGCCTCATTGCGTCGGCGACTAGCGCAGTGCTGCAGGACCGCGAGGGCTCTCTCTGGATCGGGCTTTGGGGGACCGGACTGGCTCGCTGGGTGGGACGCAACGAGTGGGAAGGCTGGACCCGCTCCGACGGCTTGAGTGGAGAGCACGTGTGGAAGATGGCCCGCGACAGTCGTGGGTTGCTCTGGGTGGCCACCGACAACGGATTGAACCAGATGCGGGTAGACGCCCGGACCGGTCAGCAGAGCTGGCGATTCTGGGCCGAAAAGGACGGACTAGCCGGGAACAAGACACGGGCACTTGCGCTGGCTCCAGACGGCTCCGTGTGGACCGGGAGCTCGCCGGGTGGGATCTCGCGTCTGGACCCCAAGTCCGGACGGATCAGCACCTACTCACTGCCACACACGCCGGGCAGCGACCGCATCTGGAGTTTGGTCTTTGACCGGGCGGGAAAGTTGTGGGTGGCGACTCGGGCTGGCCTGTTCTCCGCCAGTCCGCGGAACGGACAAGCGGTTTTCGAGAAGCAGGATTTGCCGGAGGGGGATGCCGGAGAGACCGTCTCGGCGGTGCTCGAAGACCGCCAGGGGCGGTTCTGGGCGGCCGGCACGCGAGGCTTGGCGCGGCGTGAGAACGGAGTCTGGAAGCGGTTCACGGCAAAGGATGGGCTGCCGTCGAGCGCTACGGGTTTTCTGGCCGAGGATCCGGATGGCAGTCTGTGGCTGGGATACCGCGACCGCAACGGCGTCTCGAAGGTGGGTGTGCGTGGCGATAGCCTGTCGGTTCAGACGTTTACGCGGGCGTCCGGATTGCACTCGGAACAGGCCATCTTCGTCCGGGTCGACCGGCGCGGCCGGGTCTGGTTTGGAACGGACCAGGGTGTCGACGTCCGGCTGGGCCAGCAATGGCACCACTTTGGACGGCAGGACGGACTGATCTGGGACGACTGCAATACCGATGCGTTCTTCGAAGACCCCGACGGAAGTGTCTGGATTGGGACCAGCCGGGGACTGGCCCATTTTCGCGTGCCCGCCGCCCACACGGAATTGGCGGGCCCACGGGTGGAGGTCACGCATTTTCAGCTCGGGGACAGGACGGCCGATCCGGGAGGCTGGATTGAGGAGCCGTACCAGAACCACACTCTATCCGCACGGCTGTCCGTCCTGACATTTCTGGCTGAAGCCGACGTACTATGCCGGTACCGGCTTCTCGGCCTGGACGATGCCTGGACGGAGACCAAGCTACGCGAAGTCCGATTCCCGAATCTGCCCCCAGGGAGCTATATCCTGGAGGCAAAAGCGCGCAACGCAGCCGGCGTCTGGAGCGAAAAGCCAGCGCGGGTTCAATTCACGATTCTGCCGCCGTGGTGGGGGACATGGTGGTTTCGGACCATCGCGGCGCTTGGGGCCCTGATGGGGCTATGGCGCGTGATCCGCTGGAGAACGCGGCGGTTGGTCACCGAGAGCGCGCGCCTGGAGGTGGCGGTTAAGGAACGCACACGGCAGTTGAGGATCGAACAGGAACGCATCGAGGGCCAGAACGCCGAGATCGAGCGTCTGTTGGAGGAGGCGCGGCAGGCCAGTCTGCTCAAGGATGAGTTCCTGGCGAATATGAGCCACGAGATCCGGACTCCGATGAACGGCATCATCGGCATGATCAACGTGACGCTCGGTCAGTCGGTCACGCCGGCGCAGAAGGAATCCCTGGACACGGTAAAGTCATGCGCGCAGTCCCTGCTCCATATTCTGAACGACATCCTCGACTTCTCGAAGATCGAAGCCGGCAAGCTGGAGATTGCTCCGGCGCCGTTCCGGCTTGCGGACCTCATCGACGGCGCGTGCTCGACCTTCCTGGCCGCTTCCGTCGAGAAAGGCGTCCTGCTTACCTCCGAGATCGCGGACGGCACACCCGAATGGCTGGAGGGCGACGCCGGCCGCATCCGGCAGGTGCTGTTGAATCTGGTTGGGAATGCGTTGAAGTTCACGCTGGAAGGGGAGATCCGGGTGTCGGCGGAGGTCCGCCGGAAGGACGGAATCGAGATGGATCTGCACTTCTCGGTCAGCGATACCGGAATCGGCATCCCCGAAGAGGCGCGCGCGCTGATCTTCGAGGCGTTCCGGCAGGCCGACGGAACCACCTCGCGCAACTACGGCGGCACGGGGTTGGGGCTTACCATCTCGTCGCGGCTGGCCCACCTGATGGGCGGGAGCATCAGCGTGGAAAGCGAACCGGGCAAGGGCAGCATTTTCCGGTTTTGGATAAACGCGCGGCAGGCGGCCGCCCCGCCGCTTAGCACACGTGGGCAGGGTGTCGGCTCGTCGGAAGGGGAGGCGTCGCGCCCCCTCCACATCCTGTTGGCCGAAGACAACGCTGTAAATCAGCGGGTCGCCATCGCGTTGCTCAGGAAGCGGGGCCACAGCGTCGAGGCGGTGAGCAACGGCCGCCAGGCGGTGGAACGTGCGCAGGCAGAAGCCTTCGACCGGATCCTCATGGACCTCCAGATGCCGGAAATGGATGGGTGGAACGCAACGCAGCTGATCCGGGAGCGGGAGCGAAGCACAGGCGGCCATGTGCCCATCATTGCCCTGACCGCGCACGCCATGAGCCACGTTCAGAAGCGCTGCCTGGAGATGGGCATGGACTCGGTCATTGTGAAGCCTTTCGACCCGGTTCAGTTCTGGGAGGCTTTGGAACAGGACCTGCCTCGTCCAGTGGAGAACGACGCCCCCCACTGCGTTCAGGCTTCGTGA